Proteins from a single region of Paenibacillus rhizovicinus:
- a CDS encoding small, acid-soluble spore protein, alpha/beta type, with product MLFSTKKERSRRERSKYKSLSPDGYNENLTTHNAGKIGGSITRRLVHCRAKPGRSK from the coding sequence CTGTTATTTTCGACAAAAAAAGAACGCTCCCGTAGAGAACGTTCTAAATACAAATCCCTTTCCCCTGATGGATATAATGAAAACCTAACCACGCACAATGCAGGAAAGATTGGTGGATCCATTACTCGCAGATTGGTTCATTGCCGAGCAAAGCCTGGGCGGAGCAAATAA
- a CDS encoding competence protein CoiA family protein has translation MFVAENREGQRFYSLFEDEAILRGISKGAELVCPDCSSLVRFRAGTKTPHFYHQTRCANPNPYSEPESAAHRSGKLALYNWLNVIYPGSRVELEYFISETKQRSDVMLLHPDGQRLAFEFQCSRITGAVWRERHDLYASAGVEDVWILNEDILRYESMECKIISLESEIYKQHKLLSYFNPENETVTFIADGYGGAGRIYDPEQFCDNLKNVRVVNDRIWLLSYENYLIQKEELIRKKALEEEGRRRSLEMQRRRQQEEAEFRKRVREEKESQDSQRFNAHYSDILKNRGSFMQDFTPKELRLFQTLASRYHLTKENFPGMFHLTLEHSDLIVTPPQLWQLWIFDQILNKRQRSVFKKQKDHKIWLDDVKEKFIALRKDGLLRTRHQNDKPINYIFTMYNYISSLNKCGVLENLGSSTTKYQRILVDRIPMFKSHKENAILNMYFEGYIHEKINQLGMEFDEQILQIQVACSKEGIPIDGNVKREDISKSRYKNNYDKGILSLIDEYTDVVMASNGRASRADKDMCGTIIKNFYLNSNMDDQSRDFIRKIIQIHKTGY, from the coding sequence TTGTTTGTCGCTGAGAATAGAGAAGGACAACGCTTCTATTCACTTTTTGAAGATGAAGCAATTTTACGCGGAATAAGTAAAGGTGCAGAACTAGTTTGTCCAGATTGTTCCTCGCTCGTCCGATTTAGGGCGGGTACAAAAACCCCTCATTTTTATCACCAAACACGATGCGCAAATCCCAATCCATATAGTGAGCCAGAGAGCGCCGCACATCGATCAGGAAAATTAGCTTTGTACAATTGGCTTAACGTGATTTATCCAGGCAGCCGTGTAGAATTGGAATATTTTATATCCGAAACAAAGCAACGTTCCGATGTGATGTTGCTCCATCCAGATGGTCAGAGGCTTGCATTCGAATTTCAATGTTCAAGAATTACGGGTGCAGTTTGGAGAGAACGTCATGATTTGTACGCATCTGCAGGTGTTGAGGATGTTTGGATATTAAATGAGGACATTTTACGGTATGAATCAATGGAATGCAAAATAATTAGTCTTGAATCTGAGATTTATAAACAACACAAGCTTTTATCTTACTTTAATCCTGAAAACGAAACTGTTACGTTTATCGCAGATGGTTATGGTGGTGCTGGCCGAATATACGACCCTGAGCAGTTTTGCGACAATTTAAAAAATGTTAGGGTAGTCAACGATCGGATATGGCTGTTGAGTTATGAAAATTATCTTATTCAAAAGGAGGAATTAATTCGTAAGAAGGCCCTAGAGGAGGAGGGGCGTCGACGATCACTTGAGATGCAGAGAAGGAGGCAACAAGAGGAAGCGGAGTTTAGGAAAAGGGTGAGAGAAGAAAAGGAGAGTCAGGATTCGCAAAGATTTAATGCCCATTACTCCGATATCCTTAAAAATCGGGGTTCTTTTATGCAGGACTTTACTCCGAAAGAGTTGCGGTTATTTCAGACGTTGGCATCGAGGTATCATCTGACAAAAGAGAACTTCCCAGGGATGTTTCATTTAACCCTGGAACATAGTGATTTGATTGTTACGCCACCGCAATTATGGCAATTATGGATCTTTGATCAGATCTTGAATAAAAGACAGCGAAGTGTTTTTAAAAAGCAAAAGGATCATAAAATTTGGTTGGATGACGTAAAGGAAAAGTTTATTGCACTACGCAAAGATGGACTTCTGCGGACCAGACATCAAAATGATAAACCAATCAACTACATCTTTACGATGTACAATTATATTTCGTCCTTGAATAAATGCGGAGTACTGGAGAACCTTGGATCGAGCACTACGAAATACCAGCGTATATTAGTTGATCGAATTCCTATGTTCAAGTCTCACAAAGAGAATGCGATATTAAATATGTACTTTGAAGGCTACATACACGAAAAAATAAATCAGCTTGGTATGGAATTTGATGAACAGATCTTGCAGATTCAGGTTGCATGCAGCAAGGAGGGAATTCCTATAGATGGCAATGTTAAAAGGGAAGATATTTCTAAGAGCAGATATAAAAACAATTATGATAAAGGTATTTTAAGTTTAATCGATGAATACACCGACGTGGTAATGGCCAGTAACGGGAGAGCAAGTAGAGCAGATAAGGATATGTGCGGTACTATAATAAAGAATTTTTACCTTAATAGTAATATGGATGACCAAAGTAGAGATTTTATTCGAAAGATCATTCAAATTCACAAAACGGGATACTAA
- a CDS encoding tyrosine-type recombinase/integrase: MAHLTNIRKSGSGDGARNRSLPAIRLFFKVMIEFGRIELNPAIEVPKSKVEKNRVPVYIEQSNLGDLLQLVNSKYRTRDVTILALMSYCGLRVGEIHRLNLTDFNEQARQLAVLGKGRKWRYIPLPPTLIELLKQYLTERLQPRRSQESAFFISRLGRRISKRAIQDVAEKTFDSFKQTNLQYKDVTLSSHKLRHSFATNLFATGKVDLRTLQELLGHADISTTQIYTHVNDHAKKEAMMTIQPILPRNLHQYQ; the protein is encoded by the coding sequence ATGGCTCATCTTACGAATATTAGAAAGAGTGGATCCGGTGATGGCGCTCGAAATCGATCGCTTCCTGCTATCCGTCTGTTTTTTAAGGTTATGATTGAGTTTGGCCGTATCGAGTTAAACCCTGCTATAGAAGTTCCGAAGTCGAAAGTAGAAAAGAATAGAGTCCCGGTGTACATTGAGCAGAGTAATCTCGGGGATTTACTTCAATTGGTCAATTCAAAATATCGTACTCGCGACGTTACAATCCTTGCTTTAATGTCGTATTGTGGACTCCGTGTCGGTGAAATTCATCGACTTAACCTCACTGACTTCAATGAGCAAGCCAGGCAACTTGCAGTACTCGGCAAAGGACGGAAATGGAGGTATATACCGCTTCCGCCCACTCTAATCGAGCTTCTCAAACAATACCTTACTGAAAGACTACAGCCCAGGAGAAGTCAAGAGAGCGCTTTTTTTATTTCGCGCCTTGGCCGCCGGATCTCCAAACGTGCTATCCAGGATGTAGCTGAGAAAACATTTGATTCGTTTAAGCAAACAAATCTTCAATATAAGGACGTTACACTGTCCTCCCATAAATTACGACATTCATTTGCTACGAATTTGTTTGCTACCGGTAAAGTTGATTTGAGAACGCTACAAGAGCTGCTTGGTCATGCTGACATCTCGACCACACAAATCTATACCCACGTTAATGATCATGCAAAGAAGGAAGCGATGATGACCATTCAACCAATATTGCCTCGAAATCTACACCAATACCAATAA
- a CDS encoding DUF4238 domain-containing protein, with product MGKTVKNQHYVPQIYLRHFTNNYNLIGVIESKTGNRFSCNIKNVAAERYFYDIDELDEQPMETILSRIEPLFATIFPKIKSRFMLSNPENVFETHDVLDSDSFTYAAFWLTLQLYRTKKMRNAFYDSFTALANWFITDFTEQVSPAELHVKLLHNHVLQDFELSKSMFTDYYWSVAVNQTEWPFVTSDTPVVRSQAFERSDKNVTWMAQQLNEGNISHNYGTVVTYPFDPMFSLLLWEKKHFHYMQRFDNRFLPADQITVVMMNKSQMDNCERHAFHRIQ from the coding sequence ATGGGTAAAACAGTAAAGAACCAACATTATGTGCCGCAAATCTATCTTAGACATTTCACCAATAATTACAATCTCATTGGTGTAATCGAGAGCAAGACAGGAAATCGTTTTTCATGCAACATTAAAAACGTAGCAGCGGAAAGATATTTTTATGATATCGACGAATTAGATGAACAGCCAATGGAAACGATTCTAAGCCGAATAGAACCTCTCTTCGCCACCATTTTTCCTAAAATTAAATCAAGGTTCATGCTGTCTAACCCTGAAAATGTATTTGAGACACACGATGTATTGGATTCTGACAGTTTTACATATGCAGCATTCTGGCTTACCTTACAACTCTATCGTACTAAGAAGATGAGAAATGCATTCTATGATAGCTTTACAGCGCTAGCTAATTGGTTTATTACTGATTTCACTGAGCAAGTATCTCCTGCAGAGCTTCATGTTAAATTACTTCATAATCATGTACTACAAGATTTTGAACTTTCGAAATCAATGTTTACAGATTACTATTGGTCTGTGGCTGTAAATCAGACAGAGTGGCCATTTGTCACCTCGGACACTCCTGTAGTACGTTCACAAGCATTTGAACGAAGCGATAAAAATGTTACATGGATGGCGCAACAGTTGAATGAAGGGAATATATCACATAATTATGGGACAGTCGTTACATACCCGTTTGATCCTATGTTCTCTCTTTTGCTGTGGGAAAAAAAGCACTTCCATTACATGCAGAGGTTTGATAACCGTTTCTTACCAGCAGATCAAATTACCGTGGTAATGATGAATAAGTCACAGATGGATAATTGTGAGAGACATGCTTTTCATAGAATTCAATAA
- a CDS encoding prepilin peptidase: MRPYFIFSFAVALGFWIGGYLRHLSPRIPLLCHPSSPLMARLAMATTIGLTVLFVDYSKEWLIAIPFAAALIMICFLDFRYKIIPDFITLPGILIVTALRSWIHPLPFLNYIIAAIVGAGIFYAIALMMQLSKGSNSIGGGDIKLLFLTGLVLGIKLSILAFALFCLAGMITGIIIVLSGKYRRDMLIPFGPFIACSTLVCYLWGSHFESWIIGKMLY; this comes from the coding sequence ATGCGTCCATATTTTATTTTCAGCTTTGCTGTAGCATTAGGTTTCTGGATAGGAGGTTATTTAAGACACTTATCACCGAGAATTCCCTTGCTGTGCCATCCATCCTCCCCATTAATGGCTCGTTTAGCAATGGCTACTACAATCGGTCTTACTGTCCTATTTGTCGATTATTCAAAGGAGTGGCTCATCGCAATACCATTTGCAGCAGCACTCATCATGATTTGCTTTCTCGATTTTCGATACAAAATCATTCCAGACTTTATTACTCTACCTGGCATTCTAATTGTTACAGCTCTTCGATCATGGATACACCCACTTCCTTTCTTGAACTATATTATAGCTGCAATCGTTGGCGCAGGAATTTTTTATGCCATTGCTTTAATGATGCAGCTTTCTAAAGGAAGTAATTCCATTGGCGGTGGCGATATAAAGCTACTTTTTTTAACTGGACTCGTTCTTGGCATTAAGCTGTCCATCCTCGCCTTCGCGCTCTTTTGCTTGGCGGGTATGATAACTGGAATCATTATTGTGTTATCGGGCAAATATAGAAGAGACATGCTAATCCCTTTTGGCCCCTTTATCGCTTGTTCAACTCTCGTTTGTTATCTTTGGGGTAGTCATTTTGAAAGCTGGATCATTGGAAAGATGCTTTATTGA
- a CDS encoding IS256 family transposase — protein MGLWTKEQLRAFIKENKLVTAQDAQSALKDLFAETIQEMLEAEMDTHLGYEKHETKAKVSSNSRNGKSKKTVMSEYGEQEILVPRDRLSEFEPLVVKKHQSNVTGIEDQIVALYAKGVSTRDIQDHLEQVYGIEVSPTLISNVTNKLLPLIKEWQSRPLQGVYAVVFLDAIHFKVKQDGAIVNKAAYMVIGIDLDGNKDVLGMWIGENESSKFWLSVLNDLRNRGVQDILITCVDNLKGFTEAISACYSKTEIQKCIIHQIRNSTRYVSYKDLKKVTADLKPIYKAATEELALLELDRFEEAWGSKYPLIIRSWRNNWSELSTFFKYPPEIRKLIYTTNMIESYHRQLRKVTKGKSIFPTDEALLKMLYLATMDVVRKWTGRVQNWGQILLQLSVFFPDRIGQHLR, from the coding sequence ATGGGGTTATGGACAAAAGAGCAGCTGCGGGCATTTATTAAGGAGAACAAGCTGGTCACCGCGCAAGATGCTCAGAGCGCATTGAAAGACTTGTTCGCCGAGACGATTCAGGAAATGTTAGAGGCCGAGATGGACACTCACCTTGGCTACGAGAAACACGAGACGAAAGCTAAAGTCTCCTCCAATAGCCGGAACGGCAAGAGCAAGAAAACCGTCATGAGCGAGTACGGTGAACAGGAGATCCTGGTTCCTCGTGACCGGCTAAGCGAGTTTGAACCGCTTGTCGTGAAGAAGCACCAATCGAACGTTACCGGCATCGAGGACCAGATTGTGGCACTGTACGCGAAAGGTGTCTCCACGCGAGACATTCAGGATCACTTAGAACAGGTATACGGGATCGAGGTCTCGCCCACGCTCATTTCCAATGTCACCAACAAGTTGCTACCACTCATTAAAGAATGGCAGAGTCGGCCGTTGCAGGGCGTTTATGCGGTCGTTTTTCTGGATGCCATTCACTTCAAAGTTAAGCAGGACGGTGCGATCGTGAACAAGGCCGCGTACATGGTCATCGGGATCGATTTGGATGGAAATAAGGATGTCTTGGGCATGTGGATCGGCGAGAACGAGTCGTCCAAGTTCTGGCTTAGCGTCCTAAACGACCTTCGGAATCGCGGCGTGCAGGACATCCTGATCACCTGTGTGGACAATCTCAAAGGCTTCACAGAGGCGATCTCTGCCTGCTACAGCAAAACGGAGATTCAGAAATGCATCATTCACCAAATCCGCAACTCGACTCGCTATGTATCCTACAAGGACCTCAAAAAGGTTACCGCGGACTTGAAGCCCATCTACAAAGCCGCGACGGAAGAGCTGGCGTTGCTTGAGCTCGACCGTTTTGAAGAAGCGTGGGGAAGCAAGTATCCGCTCATCATCCGATCGTGGCGCAACAACTGGTCTGAGCTCTCCACCTTCTTCAAATACCCGCCGGAGATTCGGAAACTTATTTATACAACGAATATGATTGAAAGCTACCACAGACAGCTTCGTAAAGTAACCAAGGGCAAGAGCATCTTTCCTACCGACGAAGCATTGCTCAAAATGCTCTATTTGGCGACGATGGATGTTGTTCGCAAATGGACGGGTCGGGTACAGAACTGGGGGCAAATCCTCCTCCAGCTCTCCGTCTTCTTCCCCGATCGCATCGGTCAGCATTTACGCTAA
- a CDS encoding glycoside hydrolase family 78 protein, whose product MEEGKRQRSLQSLTYSYYNAWSEFLEKTITIGTLPQPDEPPHAGFTNPTTVYRGNAVTINSTAWDKEDGARENLPHEYYLQNMDGGTESLASTSRTSWTKTFSTMGTFQFRQTVEDHLGQVDTISHTINVVNRNPVANIYIPNSTDQNNPDNFDTLTPIFKWNYGDPDNDAETKYQVKVYRYGGVLEQDSGIKTGNALNWTPSAALPEHVNMYVVVRVFDGYDWSENSGPHYFYIETNRPPTADFDWSPKPVYEGDTVKITQTIDDPDKDPLTVSYAVKGPDGAQTTYPYTLATPYSTVGPMFKTPLVGTYTVQLTVSDGKAQPVVVTKTIQVLPLTVTGQVKHTDQWNEYRKEYNLKYSGSENSPRAYSVFWAGEKFILAAQTTGTGTTTIANQVKVTMKGTNVNLSAVNSDQTSWSGAMWQSNLDDLPDGTYTFTFTAVYSNGVTKSTDVLINIKDNIWDETATHRIH is encoded by the coding sequence GTGGAGGAGGGGAAAAGGCAGAGATCACTTCAAAGCCTTACCTATTCCTATTACAACGCTTGGTCCGAATTTCTTGAAAAAACCATTACAATTGGGACTCTGCCTCAGCCGGATGAACCTCCACATGCTGGATTTACAAATCCGACAACCGTTTATCGGGGCAACGCTGTAACGATTAACTCCACGGCATGGGACAAAGAAGATGGGGCCAGAGAAAATCTTCCTCATGAATATTATTTGCAGAACATGGATGGCGGTACGGAATCCTTGGCAAGCACATCTCGGACAAGCTGGACTAAGACATTCAGCACGATGGGAACTTTCCAATTCAGGCAGACGGTTGAGGATCATTTGGGACAAGTAGACACTATCTCCCATACGATCAACGTTGTGAACCGAAACCCTGTAGCTAATATTTACATCCCGAATAGTACGGATCAGAACAACCCTGATAATTTTGACACGCTGACACCGATCTTTAAATGGAACTACGGCGATCCTGATAATGATGCTGAAACGAAATATCAGGTGAAAGTGTATCGATACGGGGGAGTGTTAGAACAAGATTCCGGAATCAAAACTGGAAATGCTCTGAATTGGACGCCTAGCGCAGCCTTACCAGAGCATGTGAACATGTACGTCGTTGTTCGCGTATTCGATGGTTATGATTGGAGCGAAAACAGCGGACCGCATTACTTTTACATTGAAACGAATCGCCCACCGACTGCAGACTTCGATTGGTCGCCGAAGCCCGTATATGAAGGCGATACGGTTAAGATCACGCAGACGATTGACGATCCGGATAAGGACCCGCTGACTGTTTCTTATGCCGTGAAAGGGCCGGATGGCGCGCAGACGACATATCCGTACACGCTCGCTACACCGTATTCAACGGTCGGTCCGATGTTTAAGACGCCGCTTGTTGGCACCTACACGGTGCAGCTCACCGTCTCCGATGGTAAGGCTCAACCGGTTGTCGTGACGAAGACGATTCAAGTCCTGCCACTAACGGTTACCGGTCAAGTAAAGCATACGGATCAATGGAATGAATACCGAAAGGAGTACAACCTAAAGTATTCGGGATCTGAAAACAGCCCACGAGCATACAGTGTGTTTTGGGCCGGTGAAAAGTTTATTCTTGCTGCCCAGACGACTGGAACTGGGACGACTACGATAGCTAATCAAGTCAAAGTAACTATGAAGGGTACGAACGTTAATTTATCGGCAGTCAATAGCGACCAAACTAGTTGGAGCGGGGCTATGTGGCAGAGTAATTTAGATGATTTGCCTGACGGCACTTACACCTTTACTTTTACAGCCGTTTATTCAAACGGGGTCACTAAATCTACAGACGTTCTAATTAATATTAAAGATAATATCTGGGATGAAACAGCAACACATCGAATTCATTAA
- a CDS encoding GGDEF domain-containing protein produces MANTILTGATGEVYYASLTILIMLLMLFLSIRLLISRQKRAYLTLSLCMAFSLLGQILLLGASFMVAQGRGISIAHNLVNTTSFILANIGVYQLYGGTTKKVSKTSYILLGIAALVSFFPLASGIYAIFLVGFAFFAIRPLLDDGATKYQIGNGMYALATLAHFFERYTSLGAGIAAADNLFRISFFVVLFLIILDKVLSLMESSYNKSTRDPLTGLYNRFYFYTTVSFLVADGNPISVVFFDLDNFKKLNDTRGHAEGDRALKAVASILKEESEEVGIAGRYGGEEMVMLIDDLSINVADLAERIRARIEEETSVTASIGYASLAEGDSSDSLITHADKAMYVSKKSGKNRVHGYSTLSEEQLAMLVS; encoded by the coding sequence ATGGCTAATACGATTCTTACCGGAGCTACAGGCGAAGTTTACTATGCTTCTTTGACCATTTTAATCATGCTGCTAATGTTATTCCTTTCAATAAGATTGCTAATCAGCCGTCAGAAACGGGCATATCTCACGCTGTCTCTGTGTATGGCGTTTTCTCTATTAGGGCAAATTTTACTGCTTGGAGCGTCCTTTATGGTAGCTCAAGGGCGTGGGATAAGCATAGCTCACAATCTCGTCAACACCACTTCGTTTATTCTGGCGAATATAGGCGTTTATCAACTTTATGGGGGAACGACAAAAAAAGTATCTAAAACATCATATATTTTACTAGGAATTGCTGCACTGGTCTCGTTTTTCCCCTTAGCGAGCGGCATCTATGCAATTTTTCTTGTAGGATTCGCTTTCTTCGCAATTCGGCCTTTGCTTGACGATGGCGCAACGAAATATCAAATCGGAAATGGTATGTACGCTCTTGCTACACTTGCCCATTTTTTTGAACGATACACTTCACTGGGTGCGGGAATTGCTGCAGCCGATAACCTATTCCGGATATCATTTTTTGTGGTGCTGTTTCTCATCATACTCGACAAAGTTTTATCCCTGATGGAATCCAGTTACAATAAATCTACAAGAGATCCTTTGACAGGCTTATACAATCGATTCTACTTCTATACAACCGTCTCTTTTTTGGTCGCGGATGGTAATCCGATATCGGTTGTTTTTTTTGATTTAGACAATTTCAAGAAGCTGAACGATACCCGCGGTCATGCGGAAGGGGATCGGGCCCTCAAGGCCGTTGCCTCGATTCTAAAAGAAGAGTCGGAGGAGGTTGGTATAGCCGGCAGGTATGGCGGGGAGGAGATGGTCATGCTAATCGACGATTTATCCATCAATGTAGCTGACCTTGCCGAGCGGATACGAGCTCGCATCGAGGAAGAAACCTCTGTTACGGCCAGCATTGGTTATGCCTCGCTTGCAGAAGGAGACTCGTCGGATTCGCTCATTACGCATGCGGACAAGGCGATGTATGTTTCCAAGAAGTCCGGAAAAAATCGTGTGCATGGGTACTCGACTCTCTCCGAAGAGCAGTTGGCGATGCTCGTAAGCTGA